In Phoenix dactylifera cultivar Barhee BC4 chromosome 1, palm_55x_up_171113_PBpolish2nd_filt_p, whole genome shotgun sequence, the genomic stretch CTTTGTAGGTGATAAGTGAAGGTTGGCGTTGTTTTCACCATGTATTCCTACAGGAGGAGACGTGGAAGCAATCTTTTATCGTGGTCCGCTAATGTGTTGGAACTGGAACTGGGAGTTCGATCTACCATGCAGCCCTAGACGAAAGGCAGTGCTGTATGGACGAATGCATGATGAAAttgttttctttattaaaaaaaagaaaaaggactgGGCTGGTAAGCAGAGAGAGTTGTATTATTAGGACAGAGGGACCCTATCTGATGATGTGGCTTTAGGTTAATATGAACCGAACAACAGTCTTAGATTCTGTATGGTCGTTGCTGTTCCCTTTAAGTGCTGTTGGTGATAgtaattttaccccttatattcgttgctttatatatatatatatatatatatatatatatatatatatatatatatatatatatatatatatatatatatatatatatatacacacactttttgtttgttctaatAAAATGAAAGAGTGTAGCCGTTCCTCAAAAATCGTATCTATCAAAGGTGGGACTTAAATGCATGTATTTGATAATAACTCACCAATAGATTTTACCAATAAGTAATACTATGCGTCGATTACTTATTTGAAgtacttatttatttagttgTTTCACCGAGTGGGGAATAGAGTCATTTTCGAAAACAATAGGCTCTCCTATCTTGCCCGGCTGGGGGCTGGTCGGGGCTAGCCTTGGATTGCCCAAATCACCCTTAATTTCGTTGTTGAACCTGTGACTATTCTTTGTACAAGGGTGCAACACTTATTGGCCTTGGCCTGTATTTAATTAGCCTAACTTGCCCTGGGATCGGATCCGACAACAGTCCGTTCTAACAACATTCTATGAACACGGGTTAAGCTCGACTCGAAAGCTCAATCCAGCCTCGAAGTTGACTTCAGCCCAAACTTAGACATCATCATAGTTTGAAGCAACCAGCCTTCGCCAATGGGTAAATAGTTATTTATTTGCTTTATGAGTAAAAAAAATTGCGAaatgtttcaaaaaaaatgcTCTATGTTTAATGTAATTACATTATTAGTTCTGTTGAACTAAAGAATTGTGCCAGCATCACTTTATATGGCTTCCAATTATTAATGGATGGTATTGAGATATCTCTCACATTTTCTTCTATGTTAAAATTTCAACCCAAACAAACGTGGACTAACAGAAATGTTGCAAACAATTTTCTTGTCTTGAATATCCTTACTCAATCTCATGCGGCTGAATTATTTGCACCCAATCCAATCCAATGTTGACCCTACCCAACTTGAATGGGATTAGATTCGATATCAGGTAGCTGGGTTGGGGTTGAGAGAATTGTGGGATTTTAACCATCTTGGTCGAGTTGGAGTCTTAGTTGTCAATAAAAGAGTTAAACCGTGGTCATGGGAGACTACAAAAGCCTCTTCGATATGAGGGAGCTGaagaaattacttttttttttctttttttgctaaagcggcTGGAGAAGTTACTTCGCCGACGTAAATAACTGAAAGGATGACGCTAAGAAATTAAGACCGTTGCTCGTATTATCAGAGATAAAGTAACTTCAAAAACATTCTCCTTCTaagaaacctttttttttcctccaaattTTATGTGATTTTTTAATATAATGGTTATCTAGTCATTTTGTGAATATCTCTGGACTTCGGTTCTATTTAAAAGTGCCTAACTTGGGAAAAgattacaaaaaagaaaaaaggataaCCGCATGACCATCATGTATGCTAAGAGTATTTGAGGTTAGCTTTATAACTTTTCTCACCAAGCAATGTTACTAAGATCTATCTttggttttttttcttcaagCTTCTTTTGTAAACATGAAATAGAAGGTATTCTAGTATAGCTCGATTTGCTTTTGACTGCGGGCTGTCAATCTCCCACTTTCTCATTCGGGCTTGGAACCAGCCAGCATCCTAAATACTAACCTGCATAATATTTGTAATATGCGCGTAAAATGTGGTATTTTGTTATACTCTATATAAAGTTTTCTCAATGGGATTGGGTGGGGCAATTTTAACCTTACATGTGACCTACTTTTATAGCTTTCATAATTATCCTTCTAACTGTACAAATTTAATAAATTGTGCCTTTAATTCAATATACATGGTAAATTGGACTCTTTTCGTTGCATCAAAATTGCTTGATGCGAAATAGAACCACCTCGTTTTTGCAGTGATAGGCTGACTAATAAGTTTAGTACAAGCATGACTATTTTGATGTCTTTAATTGCATTCTATATGTAATATGGACTATTTAGTTACATCATTGAGGATAAGTTGCCAGGATATGCTTCTCTCTATTGCTGCAATAGAATTAGATATCTAAATAGAGATGCCAAAATATACTTGATCCTTCTTCAAAATACTCCTCAAAAATAAGATAAATGTAGAGTTGCATATGCTTAATTTGTTGTTTCAAATCTAGTTTGTCCAAGATGGACTGTTTATCTAATACTCATCAGGGAAAAACTAATTTTTGACCATATGATCTAAATTGTCCATgacatgtttattttattttactaaTTTTTTGTGAATGCCATGTTTATTGTTAGTGAGTAGTTTATATGGGAAGGAATAGCATATAAACAAAATTATTGGTTAAAATCATATGGTTAATATTGGTAAAATATAAACAATCCTCTCTTTGAAAATCCAAATGGAATTCATCATGTACTATTTATTTGTCATACAGCATAAAATTTCCTTTTTTCAGAAGGTCTCGACGCACATGGCTATCAAATATTTTGATTTCCTAATACAGTTTTATTATTTTGGCCATAACTTTCTCGTTTGAGCTTAATTATAGGAACTCAAGAGGTTTTGAGAAATTAACTTAAAATTGGATGTAGTTAATGTAGTTTGAATTCAAAAATCCAAAGTATATACGGTGGCTTTAATGGAGatacattagtttctttgcaGAATATTGGTCACCAACGGTCTATCTTATGATACACTTGCAAATGCATTAGGTTAAATGCTATATAAACTTTATAGATCGATAAGAACACAAATAACCCTCTATCATCCATTGTTGAATGCTTTGCCCAAAGCACTCACCCCTTCTCTCTTTGAAGTTTAGCTAATGGACAAGAGTACTAAAAATCACTTTTCAAAAGTGCCATGGAAGTAAATATTGCTTTGTTATTTATCCTTCATTCAAGCGTAACATGGTGCTCTAGCATTTATAAAGTCAATTAGACTGATATAGACCAATGCACACTAATACTTAAATCCTTGTTGATAACACTAACATAACACTTCAATTCAATTTGCTGCTGTTTAAGTATGCAATCTTATTATTCTATCGCTTTTAGAATGTTTGCTTCAGATAAAACAAGGGATACATATGtagatatatacatatgcatgtatAGATCCTCTATCTCCcactcactcactctctcactctctctgtcTCCCCCCTAACACACCCACATACATGCACAATCTCATCTTTTATATTTGAAAAAATTACTTAAATATCTCTTCAACTTAGAATTAGTTTTACTTAGTACCTCTCAAGTTTAAATATGGTCCCATCATCCATATTCTTTTATCTGAGCTTATAAAATTCCATTATGTGATGGTCATGTTGGACTGAAATACTCTCATGAGATGTAGTTTAGATGGAGAGGAGAGATGAGGAGGAATGGAGAGGAGttcagagaggaggaggaggtggtagGAGTAAGTAAGCTTGGGACTAGGTTAGATGGAGAAGAGGGATAAGAATAACAATAGAATttagagagaaggagaagaaggtggTGGGAGTAAGGTAGAGCTTACAGCCAGGTTAGATAGAGGAGGGATGACGATGGCAACAAgtttagagaggaggaagagaagatgcCGGAAGAGGAGGTGATGAAAGTGGGTGAGGCTCGGGACTAGGTTAGATGGAGAGAAGGGATGAGAATGGTAGTAGGGTTGATAGAGGAGGAGGACATGTTGGAAAAGGAGGAGGTGATGGAAGTAGGTGGGGCTTTAGTGGAACTCGAGACCAAGTTAGATGGAGAGAAAGGATGAGAATGGCAGTAACATTTAGAAAGCAGGAGGATGTATTAGAAGAGGAGGAGGTGATGGGACTGCATGGGGCTTCAGTGGGACCAAGTTAGATAGAGAGAAGAGATGGAAATGAGAGATATATAAGGATGGTGATGGGgtttagagaaaaggagaaggaggtgTTAAAAGAGGCAGAGATGGTAGGAGTAAGGAGagatgaaaagagaagaagagagggcatCTTTTAATAAATAAACTATTCTGATGAGGgcaaaattatttattatagcAGCATCTTAAGATATGGATGGGGTTCGGAACTATGTTAAATTACTTAATTAACTTCAAGAATCATTTTGAAACTTTTAAACTCAAAGGGTAATAAGTGAAACTAGCCCTAAATTAAGGAGGTGTCTAAATaattttttccttattttgatataaaaatttatacaaCTATTATATTTTATACTAAATATGATAATTTATGCGActgttatattttatattaaagcAAGCCTCGTACATGttgtaaatatatatatgtctaaTACATGATGCTACAAGCTATATTTAGAAAAGGATTTAACTACAAttcctcaaaaagaaaagaaaagaactacATGCAAGGATGCATAATGCATTCCTACATGTATAGATGTTATTTCAAACAGAAGTGAACGGCAAGCAATCCAGATCATTATACATTACCAAGCCAGACTAGCTCTGGCAGTCCGCATTTAATATTGCCCTTTCTCAGTTTAATCTAGTACAAATTATATCTTTTAAACCACGCTCATGGGCCAGAAGAAAGGCCATCTTTCTAAAAGCACAAATCGAAGTTCCGATACTAATATTTGATATTTTTCCATTTTCTCTGGAGCATCTTCTATCGACTCACCTATAACACCTAGCTTCAACAGTCAGACATAAAATTCTTTAAAAGTTAAATTTTCATACTTAACGATTGCAATCTACCAAACATCAAAATGCAGAATAATCTTATAATTAGTGTCACTAGAAGATAGGAGGAGATGATGTCAGCATAGTTGGGTCTTTCATGCATGAAAATATAATAGGAGATAGTATATATCATACCTAATTGATGCAATGATTGCAAGTTAATATCTTAGGAGGTAGTGATACATATATTATACTTAGTCATTCCAATGTTATTGCAACATATACACATACAAAGGAACCAAAGTTTGATGTCACACTGTCACAAGATAAATAGGAAGAGATACCTAAATGGTGCTTCTTAGTAAAATTATGGGTTGCTAAAAATTTATCAGAGGAAACATTAGTGTCATGCCTTCCATCTCTCCCTCACATCGTCCCCTATATAACCTTTCCAAACGCGAGAGACGTCGTCGTGTCGCGTTGCGTTAAGGCTTGCACtcgttctcctctctctccgctCCTCCGCGTcttccaatctctctctctctatctccaaTCCCCCGTCTCTCCGAGGCCGATTGGGGGAATCTCGCCATTGTTCCGAGATCTCAGCTCTCCGCAGCAATGGACCTTTCTTCGGGTCTCAGCTCGGTCGCTTGGTTCGAAAGATCGGATTTTTTTCATCTCCGCAGGCCCAGATCCTTTCATTTCTAATGCTTCGATCGAAAACACGGCAAAGGAAGCTCTTCTTGGTTCGTTTCCTTCTCTGGATCCTCGGATTCCatttgtttttctctttttgcGATCTTCCGGTGAATCCCGATCGTTCTGATGCCAAAAGGAAAGCATTTGATTCTATCCGAGATCCTTTTCCCCAGGGTTTCTCAGTTTCCTTTGCAAGAGACTAGAATTTCGGGGcgttttttctataaaaaaagcTCCGAAGAGTTTCGGGGCGATTTTTCTATATAAAAGCCTCCCAAAGATCGGTTTATCTCCATTTGGTTCCTTCCAGGATTTCCCATCGGTTTCTCTTCGAAAGTTGATTCCTTTGAGATAATTAGGCTTGGAAACATACAGAGTCATGGACAAGGACAACTCCCCAATCCATGGCGGAGGTGGCGGCTTGCCACCCCATTCTTCTCGCTTCTCTGCTTCTTTCGCTGCATTCTCGAGCAAGTTCCCAGCGCCGGGCGATCCctcgccttcctcctcctcgCAGCCTAATCAGGAATCCTGCCACGACATCAGCCGCATGCCGGATCTCCCACcgagaaaccccggccaccgccgAGCGTACTCAGAGATCCTCGGTCTCCCGGACGACATCGGCTTCTACAGCGACCTCGGTATCGTTGGGCTCCATGATGACGCCGATGAGGACTTGTTCTCTGCCTACTTTGACGCCGGAAAGTTTAATTCTCCTTTTGCCTCATCTTCGGGCTTGTCGGGCGGCGAGCCTTCCGGCTTGGCGGCAGCTCCTCCTGCTCCTTCGCAGACGGAGAAGTTGGCCTCGGCGGCTTCGAATGAGAGGCCAGGGGCTAGGCACCAGAATAGCCAGTCTATGGATGGGTCCCCCTCGGTTCTGCTGGGGTCAAGCGGTGAAGGACCGGGACCGACGCCAGCAGAAATGAAGAAGGCCATGACGGATGCAAGGCTTGATGATCTTGCTCTCGTCGATTCAAAGCGAGCAAAGAGGTTTGGCTGAACAATTGCAGTTTCTCTTTTATCTTGCTTAATGATATACCTCCTGCATTTTGACTAGATTGAAACCAAACGCAATTACGCTTGAGATATGTGCAGCATTGGATTTTAGTAGGTGTCAAATAGGTGCTACAATGTTAATCTCAGTGTTCCTAGGATACGAAGAACAAAGTATGGGGTGCTAATTTAGAGTATAGGCTACTACTTAAAAGGAGAAAATGTAGTGCACCCAGGAAATATCCATGCTTCCATGCTGCCGCTCTTCAATCTGCTTCCATGCCCGCTCGATGATCTTTAAGTGAAAAGAATCATGAATCCATGTGTCTTGATCAAACAAGATACACAAATTAGTTGCATTAGATCTTCCATGCTAGTTAATCTTCCTCAATTCCTGCAGATGCTAATTACATCTGCCGATGTTAAGAACTTTCAAGTTTGTTTTTCTTCATGGCaggttcatcatcatcatctctcaTATACTATTGTATCTGTGAGTGTTGTTTAGTTATAAGAATCTTTTCTTCTAGCATATGTGAAATATGGTGATGCCAACTGTTGGTGACATCTTATTATACGACAACCTTGTTCTGTCTCATGCTTAGTTGTTGctcatttttttctcttccgCAGCCTTTTCTTGTATGCGCATTCGGATCTACAGCTCCTTTCCATATTCATCATCCCTAAGCTTGTGCATCTTAACCTTGGCCGTTAATCCAAAAGCCCTAGATTATATGATGACTCTGGTGTCATTGACTCTGGTTTCATAGACTAATAAACATGAGACAAATTGCTGTTTAGTTTTGCTTCTGCAGCCATCTCACAATAGATAACTGTTTGTTCATAAGTTTCTGCTATTATTAGTCAGTGTTATTATTTTCAGGTAAACATTTCATTGTTCATGACATTACGAACAAATTTCATGTCATCTTTAGATAATAGCATAACATCCGCCCATTTTTATATAATGTGAGATAACCATTCTAAACTGAAATATGTAATTTGTAACTCTTCCATGATTGTGCATCTTACCACTACATACATATGCAAGTAGCATCCACCCCTATCAGATGCCTTTCAAAGAGCTCTTCATCATTATCTGTAACATTATTTTTGGGTAGATTTTGTTCATTTGTAACATTTCATGCTGTCTCATATAATCAGTTGATGAATAACAAGTCAATATGCCATCTTAAAATAATAAGCACAAAATTTTCTTCTCTTACCCAAATCATGATCTCTTGTACTGCAACATCTCTTCACATGTACCTCCTCTAGTTGATATgctctgtatttttttttgtggataCAACTTTTGCCACTTTGGCTTTAATCCGAAGTGTATTGAATCTTTTGATAGACTCGTTTTTGTTTCAATGTTTTTGTTGGATTAATGAAAGTTTTGCATTCTTTCCGCACACTCTCTGTGGAGATCTCCCAAGGTGATGGAGAGATGTAGTGACCAACAAATCAAGTACACATTTATACACAAGTAAACCAATTAAGATTTAAGACCATGCTTCTTCTTAAAATTTCTTGGCTTATTTTACTTACTTTCTCTATGATGAATTGTCTTTTGCTGCTAATGTTGAAAGACATGCTCAACATTAAAGTTTTAAGGATCACGATATGTAGTTTCTACCATTATTTATGCATTGCACTTAAAGAGCTTCTAAGTTTTGAATTCAACCATAATAAACAGTGCATCTAGATGGGGAATGGTTGATTATGTTTTATTTAATATCTTAGTTGgttatacttaaaaaaaatgagTCTTCTATGGTGCCAACCAGATAATTGTTCCATGTGCATTGTGTGCCGATGCTTCATTTGCCAAAACTCCTCTTTCTGCATATTTAGGTCCTTCATATAAGTTGTTTAGATACATAATGTCATAGTTGTTGCTCAGCatctgtattttttttaaaaaaaacaaagatattgTTAATCTTAAAATGTGTTTAACCTACATTTATTTTTCCTGTTCTCAACTTTCTATGTGACGAGGATTTTGGTGGGATGGATAGGATTTGGGCAAACAGGCAATCAGCTGCAagatcaaaagaaaggaaaatgcgCTATATTGTGGAGCTTGAGCAAAAAGTGCAGAACCTCCAAACAGATGCTACAACATTGTCAACTCAATTAACAATGCTACAGGTGTATACATCTCAGTAGTTGTTTCATCAAGTGTGTGTGTATATTAAAGTTGAAAGACACAAAAAAGAAATTCTTGGTTAGGCCAAAACTCAAAAGAAGAGAACTTGCACCATCCCACTCTTCATTATATATTATGACTTTAAGATTCAAGTGAGGGGCATTGATTAATCATATTGAATATTGAATGTCGGATCCACTTACGTATGCTTCTTCATTGGCAGCCAACAATGCAAGATATAAAGTTTATACTATTTGATCTTATGTAATTGTTAAAATCTAGAGTGTTTGATTGGATCTAGTTTTGCTATGCTGCTATATACTACTACTTTCAAGTCCccaaaattccaaagtaaatatataaataaaatgtttTCCTTTAAGTTCGTAGAACTATTCCGTACTAATGAGAAGCTGGGAAATAGGAAATGCcatttaaaaaatatgtaagAAACAAAGGAGAGGAGAGATGAATATCTTGGCATGCATACTTTTCTACtattaatttcatttttttggCACTTGATTCATTATTCTTTTGACATGTTTTCTTCAAGCAACATTGTGTTCTCTATAAGCTTTTAGACAACTGAATTGATTTTATTTCCCAGGAATATTTACTAAGAATACTAATAGATAGGGAAGTGGGCTACTTGTTTCGTATAAATTGATTGTTCAGAGGTCGATTCTCTAGACCTATATATCCTTTATTGACTTGAGCAATTGTTGATGTTGCaatcttatatttttctaaGGATTGCCAAAATTACGCTACACACATGCATTGATTAGAAAATTCTCATATTGGCTTGTAATTACAGAGAGACACCAACGGTCTGACTGTAGAAAATAGTGAGCTGAAGCTGCAGTTGCAGACCATGGAACAACAGGTTCACTTGCAGGATGGtaagttttatt encodes the following:
- the LOC103706037 gene encoding transcription factor RF2a-like, which translates into the protein MDKDNSPIHGGGGGLPPHSSRFSASFAAFSSKFPAPGDPSPSSSSQPNQESCHDISRMPDLPPRNPGHRRAYSEILGLPDDIGFYSDLGIVGLHDDADEDLFSAYFDAGKFNSPFASSSGLSGGEPSGLAAAPPAPSQTEKLASAASNERPGARHQNSQSMDGSPSVLLGSSGEGPGPTPAEMKKAMTDARLDDLALVDSKRAKRIWANRQSAARSKERKMRYIVELEQKVQNLQTDATTLSTQLTMLQRDTNGLTVENSELKLQLQTMEQQVHLQDALNDALQEEVQRLKLATGQLMPNGGPMMNFGPPSFGASQQFYHHNQAMQSLLAAHQFQQLHIHSQHQRQLHPLQPLQQQQQLLHPHHHQQLMHPHQQQQRQQQPPVDLRMKGPMTYQNKGGEGSSDDNSNQKE